A genomic segment from Peribacillus sp. ACCC06369 encodes:
- a CDS encoding SDR family oxidoreductase, with protein sequence MGRLTNKVAIITGGASGMGREMVDLFTKEGAQVIAADINEKAVAAVNELDNVHGTFLDVSSDESWKKVTDEVIAKFGKIDILVNNAGISTEKGINDTTLADWQLMLSINGFGPFLGMKHVVPYMVKEGKGAVVNISSFTAQIGMGLNSYSASKGAVRAISKAAATQYGRMGVRVNAVFPGIIETPMTQKLEESKELVNQMIKATPLQRLGQPADIANAVLYLASDDASYVTGAELVIDGGYSAQ encoded by the coding sequence ATGGGAAGATTGACTAATAAAGTAGCCATTATCACTGGCGGAGCATCCGGTATGGGAAGAGAAATGGTCGACCTATTCACAAAAGAAGGAGCACAAGTCATTGCTGCTGATATCAATGAAAAAGCTGTAGCAGCTGTGAACGAATTGGATAACGTCCATGGTACTTTCCTTGATGTATCTTCAGATGAAAGCTGGAAAAAGGTGACGGATGAAGTCATCGCTAAATTTGGCAAAATCGACATTTTGGTTAACAATGCCGGTATCTCGACAGAAAAAGGAATTAACGATACGACATTGGCCGATTGGCAGCTAATGTTAAGCATTAATGGATTTGGACCATTCCTTGGAATGAAACATGTTGTTCCTTACATGGTTAAAGAAGGTAAAGGCGCTGTTGTGAACATTTCTTCCTTTACTGCACAAATCGGAATGGGCTTAAACTCTTATTCAGCTTCTAAAGGTGCCGTTCGTGCTATTTCCAAGGCTGCCGCAACTCAATATGGCCGAATGGGCGTCCGTGTTAATGCCGTATTCCCTGGTATCATCGAAACACCAATGACACAGAAATTAGAAGAGTCAAAAGAGTTAGTGAACCAAATGATCAAGGCAACTCCATTACAGCGTTTGGGGCAGCCGGCGGATATTGCAAATGCCGTGCTTTATCTAGCATCCGATGACGCTTCATACGTTACTGGTGCCGAGCTCGTCATCGACGGCGGATACTCTGCTCAATAA
- a CDS encoding DedA family protein gives MDIVKDLISNYGYFAIYGLLAIGIIGLPVPDEFMLTFVGYLSSISVLNVQGAFLVSFLGSISGMLVSYFIGKKVGKPFLRKHGKWIRMTPARLEKLEKWFNKYGPWTIIIAYFIPGVRHFASYISGMNGMGKRKYFIFAGAGAFSWCLVFTTFGYFIGVLT, from the coding sequence ATGGATATAGTAAAAGATTTAATTTCAAACTATGGTTATTTTGCGATATATGGACTGTTGGCCATTGGAATTATTGGCTTGCCGGTACCTGATGAGTTCATGTTGACTTTTGTCGGCTATTTGTCATCCATTTCCGTTTTGAATGTCCAGGGGGCATTCCTAGTCAGTTTCCTTGGATCGATATCCGGGATGCTTGTCAGTTATTTCATCGGGAAAAAGGTGGGTAAGCCTTTTTTGAGAAAGCATGGTAAATGGATCAGAATGACACCCGCGAGGTTGGAAAAACTGGAGAAATGGTTCAATAAATACGGTCCATGGACCATTATCATTGCCTATTTCATCCCAGGAGTTCGCCACTTCGCCAGTTACATATCCGGAATGAACGGAATGGGGAAACGAAAGTACTTTATATTTGCAGGTGCAGGGGCTTTCAGCTGGTGCTTGGTATTTACGACTTTTGGCTATTTCATTGGTGTGTTAACGTAA
- the lepB gene encoding signal peptidase I translates to MNKKQREGLRLENRKEVFSWIKAILIAVILAFLIRTYIFAPIVVDGESMMPTLQDHERIVLTKFGTNIDSIDRFDIVVFHATADKDYIKRVIGLPGDHIEYKDDMLYINGKAYEEPYLDKYKNQMAGVPLTESFKLEDITGSMTVPDDQLFLMGDNRQNSLDSREIGTISVDEIVGKANLVYWPIKEIKIVK, encoded by the coding sequence ATGAATAAAAAACAGAGAGAGGGACTTCGATTGGAAAATAGAAAAGAAGTTTTTTCATGGATAAAAGCGATATTGATTGCAGTCATTCTAGCTTTTTTAATTCGAACGTATATTTTTGCACCGATTGTCGTGGACGGTGAGTCAATGATGCCGACCCTGCAAGACCACGAAAGGATTGTTCTTACCAAGTTTGGAACGAATATTGATAGTATCGACCGGTTTGATATTGTCGTTTTTCATGCAACGGCAGATAAAGATTATATAAAAAGGGTTATCGGTCTACCAGGTGACCATATTGAATATAAAGATGATATGCTTTATATTAATGGGAAAGCTTATGAAGAACCATACTTGGACAAATATAAGAACCAGATGGCAGGAGTGCCGCTGACTGAATCCTTCAAGCTCGAAGATATTACAGGCAGCATGACAGTTCCGGATGACCAGCTGTTCCTTATGGGGGATAATCGCCAAAATAGTTTGGATAGCCGTGAAATCGGCACGATTTCCGTCGATGAAATTGTCGGCAAGGCGAATCTAGTGTATTGGCCGATCAAGGAAATAAAAATTGTGAAATAA
- a CDS encoding DnaJ family domain-containing protein, whose translation MGKEQGHVNWMDQIFKDYEKDGGLKNNPGFGKPLPESVLSGNIYDNFLMKAKDAGYLPLWIKWQKEIREELSEVVRLKKMNGTELELIKRIDDINEKVRTYNAICPPKMQRREIELESIEIQYEKWK comes from the coding sequence ATGGGCAAAGAACAGGGGCATGTAAACTGGATGGATCAGATTTTTAAGGATTATGAAAAGGACGGCGGACTGAAGAATAATCCTGGCTTTGGAAAACCGCTTCCGGAGTCGGTGCTATCGGGAAATATCTATGACAACTTCTTGATGAAGGCCAAGGATGCCGGTTACCTTCCGCTTTGGATAAAATGGCAAAAAGAAATTCGGGAAGAGCTATCCGAAGTGGTTCGATTGAAAAAAATGAATGGAACTGAATTGGAATTAATCAAACGAATTGACGATATAAATGAGAAAGTCCGTACATATAATGCGATTTGTCCTCCAAAGATGCAGCGCAGGGAAATAGAGTTGGAAAGCATCGAGATCCAGTATGAAAAATGGAAGTAA